The Vanessa atalanta chromosome 12, ilVanAtal1.2, whole genome shotgun sequence nucleotide sequence CGCATGTCACATTTTCTGGCCAGTCGCAAATTCGTTTATAAGGATTGTAGAGAAGGTTATCAGGGCAGCTCAATGCAACGGGTTTTCCATTGGAACATAAATAGAACTGGTTGCAGTTTTCGTGTGCGATTAAGACTCCATCAGAACCGTCCTGGGCGCAAATCGAAGGTGCTTCACCGGGATTGCAGTTGCAAGTTCCATCATTGTCATCACTATCGCCGTCGCCATCTCCACCACCTCCGCCGCCTCCGCCACCTCCACCGCCTCCGCCTCCTCCGCCGCCTCCGCCGCCTCCACCGCCTCCACCGCCTCCACCGCCTCCACCGCCTCCATCATTGTCATTGTCATCACATTCTGGAATAACTCTGTCTCCACAATCGACATTCTCGGGCCAATCACATATTCTCTTGTGAGGGTTGTAGAGAAGGTTTCCAGAACAATTCATTGTAACGGGTTTGCCATTGGAGCATTTGTAGAATTGATTGCAGTTTTCGTGTGCGATTAAGACTCCATCCGAACCGTCCTGAGCGCAAATCGAAGGGGCTTCACCGGGATTGCAGTTGCAAGTTCCATCATTGTCATCACTACCGCCGTCGCCATCTCCACCACCTCCGCCGCCTCCGCCACCTCCACCGCCTCCTCCGCCGTCTCCGCCGCCTCCCCCGCCTCCACCACCTCCACCGCCTCCGCCGTTGTCATTGTCATCACATTCTGGAATTACTCTATCTCCACAATCGACATTCTCGGGCCAATCGCATATTCTCCTGTGAGGGTTGTAGAGAAGGTTGCCGGGACAGTTCATTGCAACGGGTTTGCCATTGAAGCATTTGTAGAATTGGTTGCAGTTTTCGTGTGCGATTAAGACTCCATCCGAACCGTCCTGAGCGCAAATCGAAGGTGCTTCACCGGGATTGCAGTTGCAAGTTCCATCATTGTCATCAGTACCGCCGTCGCCATCTCCACCACCTCCACCACCTCCGCCACCTCCACCGCCTCCGCCTCCTCCGCCGCCTCCGCCGCCTCCGCCGCCTCCGCCACCTCCACCGCCTCCGCCGTTGTCATTGTCATCACATTCTGGAATTACTCTGTCTCCACAATCGACATTCTCGGGCCAATCACATATTCTCTTGTGAGGGTTGTAGAGAAGGTTTCCAGGACAATTCATTGTAACGGGTTTGCCATTGGAGCATTTGTAGAATTGATTGCAGTTTTCGTGTGCGATTAAGACACCATCAGAACCGTCCTGAGCGCAAATCGAAGGTGCTTCACCGGGATTGCAGTTGCAAGTTCCATCATTGTCATCACTACCGCCGTCGCCATCTCCACCACCTCCGCCGCCTCCGCCACCTCCACCGCCTCCGCCTCCTCCGCCGCCTCCGCCTCCTCCGCCGCCTCCACCACCTCCACCGCCTCCGCCGTTGTCATTGTCATCACATTCTGGAATTACTCTGTCTCCACAATCGACATTCTCGGGCCAATCACATATTCTCTTGTGAGGGTTGTAGAGAAGGTTTCCAGGACAATTCATTGTAACGGGTTTGCCATTGGAGCATTTGTAGAATTGATTGCAGTTTTCGTGTGCGATTAAGACACCATCAGAACCGTCCTGAGCGCAAATCGAAGGTGCTTCACCGGGATTGCAGTTGCAAGTTCCATCATTGTCATCACTACCGCCGTCGCCATCTCCACCACCTCCACCGCCTCCGCCACCTCCACCGCCTCCGCCTCCTCCGCCGCCTCCACCTCCTCCGCCGCCTCCACCACCTCCACCGCCTCCGCCGTTGTCATTGTCATCACATTCTGGAATTACTCTGTCTCCACAATCGACATTCTCGGGCCAATCACATATTCTCTTGTGAGGGTTGTAGAGAAGGTTGCCGGGACAGTTCATTGCAACGGGTTTGCCATTGAAACATTTGTAGAATTGGTTGCAGTTTTCGTGTGCGATTAAGACTCCGTCAGAACCGTCCTGAGCGCAAATCGAAGGTGCTTCACCGGGATTGCAGTTGCAAGTTCCATCATTGTCATCACTACCGCCGTCGCCATCTCCACCACCTCCACCGCCTCCGCCACCTCCACCGCCTCCGCCTCCTCCGCCGCCTCCACCTCCTCCGCCGCCTCCACCACCTCCACCGCCTCCGCCGTTGTCATTGTCATCACATTCTGGAATTACTCTGTCTCCACAATCGACATTCTCGGGCCAATCACATATTCTCTTGTGAGGGTTGTAGAGAAGGTTGCCGGGACAGTTCATTGCAACGGGTTTGCCATTGAAACATTTGTAGAATTGGTTGCAGTTTTCGTGTGCGATTAAGACTCCGTCAGAACCGTCCTGAGCGCAAATCGAAGGTGCTTCACCGGGATTGCAGTTGCAAGTTCCATTATTGTCATCACTACCGCCCTCGCCATCTCCACCACCTCCGCCGCCTCCGCCACCTCCGCCGCCTCCGCCACCTCCACCTCCTCCGCCTCCTCCACCGCCTCCGCCGCCTCCGCCGCCTCCACCACCTCCACCGCCTCCGCCGTTGTCATTGTCATCACATTCTGGAATTACTCTGTCTCCACAATCGACATTCTCGGGCCAATCACATATTCTCTTGAGAGGGTTGTAGAGAAGGTTGCTGGGACAGTTCATTGCAACGGGTTTGCCATTGAAACATTTGTAGAATTGGTTGCAGTTTTCGTGTGCGATTAAGACTCCGTCAGAACCGTCCTGAGCGCAAATCGAAGGTGCTTCACCGGGATTGCAGTTGCAAGTTCCATTATTGTCATCACTACCGCCGTCGCCATCTCCACCACCTCCGCCGCCTCCGCCACCTCCACCTCCTCCGCCTCCTCCACCGCCTCCGCCGCCTCCGCCGCCTCCACCACCTCCACCGCCTCCGCCGTTGTCATTGTCATCACATTCTGGAATTACTCTGTCTCCACAATCGACATTCTCGGGCCAATCACATATTCTTTTGTGAGGGTTGTAGAGAAGGTTGCCAGGACAGTTCATTGTTACGGGTTGGCCACTGGAGCATATGTAGAATTGGTTGCAGTTTTCGTGTGCGATTAAGACTCCATCAGAACCGTCCTGAGCGCAAATCGAAGGTGCTTCACCAGGATTGCAGTTGCAAGTTCCATCATTTTCATCACTACCGCCCTCGCCATCTCCGCCACCTCCACCGCCTCCGCCTCCTCCACCTCCTCCGCCGCCTCCGCCACCTCCACCGCCTCCGCCGCCTCCACCACCTCCACCGCCTCCGCCGTTGTCATTGTCATCACATTCTGGAATTACTCTATCTCCACAATCGACATTCTCGGGCCAATCACATATTCTCTTGTGAGGGTTGTAGAGAAGGTTGCCAGGACAGTTCATTGTTACGGGTTGGCCATTGGAGCATATGTAAAATTGGTTACAGTTTTCGTGTGCGATTAAGACTCCATCCGAACCGTCCTGAGCGCAAATCGAAGGTGCTTCACCGGGATTGCAGTTGCAAGTTCCATCATTGTCATCACTACCGCCGTCGCCATCTCCACCACCTCCGCCACCTCCACCGCCTCCGCCTCCTCCGCCGCCTCCGCCGCCTCCGCCGCCTCCGCCACCTCCACCGCCTCCGCCGTTGTCATTGTCATCACATTCTGGAATTACTCTGTCTCCACAATCGACATTCTCGGGCCAATCACATATTCTCTTGTGAGGGTTGTAGAGAAGGTTTCCAGGACAATTCATTGTAACGGGTTTGCCATTGGAGCATTTGTAGAATTGATTGCAGTTTTCGTGTGCGATTAAGACTCCATCCGAACCGTCCTGAGCGCAAATCGAAGGTGCTTCACCGGGATTGCAGTTGCAAGTTCCATCATTGTCATCACTACCGCCGTCGCCATCTCCACCACCTCCGCCACCTCCACCGCCTCCGCCTCCTCCGCCGCCTCCGCCACCTCCACCGCCTCCGCCGTTGCCATTGTCATCACATTCTGGAATTACTCTGTCTCCACAATCGACATTCTCGGGCCAATCACATATTCTCTTGTGAGGGTTGTAGAGAAGGTTTCCAGGACAATTCATTGTAACGGGTTTGCCATTGGAGCATTTGTAGAATTGATTGCAGTTTTCGTGTGCGATTAAGACTCCATCCGAACCGTCCTGAGCGCAAA carries:
- the LOC125067862 gene encoding uncharacterized protein LOC125067862 isoform X5, encoding MKVAALLLVCAISLAQGKDIELNENGCPIDHNIEKLYPHENCNKFYQCTHGDLVEKKCASNLFFDVEKQECDWSETVDCGDRVIPDEKEDEDCDETEGENNDNNGTCNCNPAEAPNICSREGSDGVLIAHENCNQFYKCFNGKPVTISCPGNLLYNPHKRICDWPENVDCGDRVIPECDDNDNGGGGGGGGDGDGGSDDNDGTCNCNPGEAPSICAQDGSDGVLIAHENCNQFYKCFNGKPVAMNCPGNLLYNPHKGICDWPENVDCGDRVIPECDDNDGTCNCNPGEAPSICAQDGSDGVLIAHENCNQFYKCFNGKPVAMNCPGNLLYNPHKGICDWPENVDCGDRVIPECDDNDNGGGGGGGGGGGGGGDGGDGDGGSDDNDGTCNCNPGEAPSICAQDGSDGVLIAHENCNQFYKCFNGKPVAMNCPGNLLYNPHKRICDWPENVDCGDRVIPECDDNDNGGGGGGGGGGGGGGGGGDGDGGSDDNDGTCNCNPGEAPSICAQDGSDGVLIAHENCNQFYKCSNGKPVTMNCPGNLLYNPHKRICDWPENVDCGDRVIPECDDNDNGGGGGDGDGGSDDNDGTCNCNPGEAPSICAQDGSDGVLIAHENCNQFYKCFNGKPVAMNCPGNLLYNPHKRICDWPENVDCGDRVIPECDDNDNGGGGGGGGDGDGGSDDNDGTCNCNPGEAPSICAQDGSDGVLIAHENCNQFYKCSNGKPVTMNCPGNLLYNPHKRICDWPENVDCGDRVIPECDDNDNGGGGGDGDGGTDDNDGTCNCNPGEAPSICAQDGSDGVLIAHENCNQFYKCSNGKPVTMNCPGNLLYNPHKRICDWPENVDCGDRVIPECDDNDNGGGGGDGDGGTDDNDGTCNCNPGEAPSICAQDGSDGVLIAHENCNQFYKCSNGKPVTMNCPGNLLYNPHKRICDWPENVDCGDRVIPECDDNGNGGGGGGGGDGDGGSDDNDGTCNCNPGEAPSICAQDGSDGVLIAHENCNQFYKCSNGKPVTMNCPGNLLYNPHKRICDWPENVDCGDRVIPECDDNDNGGGGGGGGGGGGGGGGGGGGGGGGGGGGGDGDGGSDDNDGTCNCNPGEAPSICAQDGSDGVLIAHENCNLLYNPHKRICDWPENVDCGDRVIPECDDNDGTCNCNPGEAPSICAQDGSDGVLIAHENCNQFYICSSGQPVTMNCPGNLLYNPHKRICDWPENVDCGDRVIPECDDNDNGGGGGGGGGGGGGGGGGGGGGGGGGGGGGGGGDGDGGSDDNNGTCNCNPGEAPSICAQDGSDGVLIAHENCNQFYKCFNGKPVAMNCPSNLLYNPLKRICDWPENVDCGDRVIPECDDNDNGGGGGGGGGGGGGGGGGGGGGGGGGGDGEGGSDDNNGTCNCNPGEAPSICAQDGSDGVLIAHENCNQFYKCFNGKPVAMNCPGNLLYNPHKRICDWPENVDCGDRVIPECDDNDNGGGGGGGGGGGGGGGGGGGDGDGGSDDNDGTCNCNPGEAPSICAQDGSDGVLIAHENCNQFYKCFNGKPVAMNCPGNLLYNPHKRICDWPENVDCGDRVIPECDDNDNGGGGGGGGGGGGGGGGGGGGGGGGGGGGGGGGDGDGGSDDNDGTCNCNPGEAPSICAQDGSDGVLIAHENCNQFYKCSNGKPVTMNCPGNLLYNPHKRICDWPENVDCGDRVIPECDDNDNGGGGGGGGGGGGGGGGGDGDGGSDDNDGTCNCNPGEAPSICAQDGSDGVLIAHENCNQFYKCSNGKPVTMNCPGNLLYNPHKRICDWPENVDCGDRVIPECDDNDNGGGGGGGGDGDGGTDDNDGTCNCNPGEAPSICAQDGSDGVLIAHENCNQFYKCFNGKPVAMNCPGNLLYNPHRRICDWPENVDCGDRVIPECDDNDNGGGGGGGGGGGDGDGGSDDNDGTCNCNPGEAPSICAQDGSDGVLIAHENCNQFYKCSNGKPVTMNCSGNLLYNPHKRICDWPENVDCGDRVIPECDDNDNGDGDSDDNDGTCNCNPGEAPSICAQDGSDGVLIAHENCNQFYLCSNGKPVALSCPDNLLYNPYKRICDWPENVTCGDRVMPESNKNDSCNCNPRAAQKICDTANSDGALIAHENCHQFYKCSFGSPIAFSCPAGLYYNPHKEICDWPVNVECGDRIESLSVSLNKHLDAGRLRPIRI
- the LOC125067862 gene encoding uncharacterized protein LOC125067862 isoform X10, whose amino-acid sequence is MKVAALLLVCAISLAQGKDIELNENGCPIDHNIEKLYPHENCNKFYQCTHGDLVEKKCASNLFFDVEKQECDWSETVDCGDRVIPDEKEDEDCDETEGENNDNNGTCNCNPAEAPNICSREGSDGVLIAHENCNQFYKCFNGKPVTISCPGNLLYNPHKRICDWPENVDCGDRVIPECDDNDNGGGGGGGGDGDGGSDDNDGTCNCNPGEAPSICAQDGSDGVLIAHENCNQFYKCFNGKPVAMNCPGNLLYNPHKGICDWPENVDCGDRVIPECDDNDGTCNCNPGEAPSICAQDGSDGVLIAHENCNQFYKCFNGKPVAMNCPGNLLYNPHKGICDWPENVDCGDRVIPECDDNDNGGGGGGGGGGGGGGDGGDGDGGSDDNDGTCNCNPGEAPSICAQDGSDGVLIAHENCNQFYKCFNGKPVAMNCPGNLLYNPHKRICDWPENVDCGDRVIPECDDNDNGGGGGGGGGGGGGGGGGDGDGGSDDNDGTCNCNPGEAPSICAQDGSDGVLIAHENCNQFYKCSNGKPVTMNCPGNLLYNPHKRICDWPENVDCGDRVIPECDDNDNGGGGGDGDGGSDDNDGTCNCNPGEAPSICAQDGSDGVLIAHENCNQFYKCFNGKPVAMNCPGNLLYNPHKRICDWPENVDCGDRVIPECDDNDNGGGGGGGGDGDGGSDDNDGTCNCNPGEAPSICAQDGSDGVLIAHENCNQFYKCSNGKPVTMNCPGNLLYNPHKRICDWPENVDCGDRVIPECDDNDNGGGGGDGDGGTDDNDGTCNCNPGEAPSICAQDGSDGVLIAHENCNQFYKCSNGKPVTMNCPGNLLYNPHKRICDWPENVDCGDRVIPECDDNDNGGGGGDGDGGTDDNDGTCNCNPGEAPSICAQDGSDGVLIAHENCNQFYKCSNGKPVTMNCPGNLLYNPHKRICDWPENVDCGDRVIPECDDNGNGGGGGGGGDGDGGSDDNDGTCNCNPGEAPSICAQDGSDGVLIAHENCNQFYKCSNGKPVTMNCPGNLLYNPHKRICDWPENVDCGDRVIPECDDNDNGGGGGGGGGGGGGGGGGGGGGGGGGGGGGDGDGGSDDNDGTCNCNPGEAPSICAQDGSDGVLIAHENCNLLYNPHKRICDWPENVDCGDRVIPECDDNDGTCNCNPGEAPSICAQDGSDGVLIAHENCNQFYICSSGQPVTMNCPGNLLYNPHKRICDWPENVDCGDRVIPECDDNDNGGGGGGGGGGGGGGGGGGGGGGGGGGGGGGGGDGDGGSDDNNGTCNCNPGEAPSICAQDGSDGVLIAHENCNQFYKCFNGKPVAMNCPSNLLYNPLKRICDWPENVDCGDRVIPECDDNDNGGGGGGGGGGGGGGGGGGGGGGGGGGDGEGGSDDNNGTCNCNPGEAPSICAQDGSDGVLIAHENCNQFYKCFNGKPVAMNCPGNLLYNPHKRICDWPENVDCGDRVIPECDDNDNGGGGGGGGGGGGGGDGDGGSDDNDGTCNCNPGEAPSICAQDGSDGVLIAHENCNQFYKCFNGKPVAMNCPGNLLYNPHKRICDWPENVDCGDRVIPECDDNDNGGGGGGGGGGGGGGGGGGGGGGGGGGGGGGGGDGDGGSDDNDGTCNCNPGEAPSICAQDGSDGVLIAHENCNQFYKCSNGKPVTMNCPGNLLYNPHKRICDWPENVDCGDRVIPECDDNDNGGGGGGGGGGGGGGGGGDGDGGSDDNDGTCNCNPGEAPSICAQDGSDGVLIAHENCNQFYKCSNGKPVTMNCPGNLLYNPHKRICDWPENVDCGDRVIPECDDNDNGGGGGGGGDGDGGTDDNDGTCNCNPGEAPSICAQDGSDGVLIAHENCNQFYKCFNGKPVAMNCPGNLLYNPHRRICDWPENVDCGDRVIPECDDNDNGGGGGGGGGGGDGDGGSDDNDGTCNCNPGEAPSICAQDGSDGVLIAHENCNQFYKCSNGKPVTMNCSGNLLYNPHKRICDWPENVDCGDRVIPECDDNDNGDGDSDDNDGTCNCNPGEAPSICAQDGSDGVLIAHENCNQFYLCSNGKPVALSCPDNLLYNPYKRICDWPENVTCGDRVMPESNKNDSCNCNPRAAQKICDTANSDGALIAHENCHQFYKCSFGSPIAFSCPAGLYYNPHKEICDWPVNVECGDRIESLSVSLNKHLDAGRLRPIRI
- the LOC125067862 gene encoding uncharacterized protein LOC125067862 isoform X13; translation: MKVAALLLVCAISLAQGKDIELNENGCPIDHNIEKLYPHENCNKFYQCTHGDLVEKKCASNLFFDVEKQECDWSETVDCGDRVIPDEKEDEDCDETEGENNDNNGTCNCNPAEAPNICSREGSDGVLIAHENCNQFYKCFNGKPVTISCPGNLLYNPHKRICDWPENVDCGDRVIPECDDNDNGGGGGGGGDGDGGSDDNDGTCNCNPGEAPSICAQDGSDGVLIAHENCNQFYKCFNGKPVAMNCPGNLLYNPHKGICDWPENVDCGDRVIPECDDNDGTCNCNPGEAPSICAQDGSDGVLIAHENCNQFYKCFNGKPVAMNCPGNLLYNPHKGICDWPENVDCGDRVIPECDDNDNGGGGGGGGGGGGGGDGGDGDGGSDDNDGTCNCNPGEAPSICAQDGSDGVLIAHENCNQFYKCFNGKPVAMNCPGNLLYNPHKRICDWPENVDCGDRVIPECDDNDNGGGGGGGGGGGGGGGGGDGDGGSDDNDGTCNCNPGEAPSICAQDGSDGVLIAHENCNQFYKCSNGKPVTMNCPGNLLYNPHKRICDWPENVDCGDRVIPECDDNDNGGGGGDGDGGSDDNDGTCNCNPGEAPSICAQDGSDGVLIAHENCNQFYKCFNGKPVAMNCPGNLLYNPHKRICDWPENVDCGDRVIPECDDNDNGGGGGGGGDGDGGSDDNDGTCNCNPGEAPSICAQDGSDGVLIAHENCNQFYKCSNGKPVTMNCPGNLLYNPHKRICDWPENVDCGDRVIPECDDNDNGGGGGDGDGGTDDNDGTCNCNPGEAPSICAQDGSDGVLIAHENCNQFYKCSNGKPVTMNCPGNLLYNPHKRICDWPENVDCGDRVIPECDDNDNGGGGGDGDGGTDDNDGTCNCNPGEAPSICAQDGSDGVLIAHENCNQFYKCSNGKPVTMNCPGNLLYNPHKRICDWPENVDCGDRVIPECDDNGNGGGGGGGGDGDGGSDDNDGTCNCNPGEAPSICAQDGSDGVLIAHENCNQFYKCSNGKPVTMNCPGNLLYNPHKRICDWPENVDCGDRVIPECDDNDNGGGGGGGGGGGGGGGGGGGGGGGGGGGGGDGDGGSDDNDGTCNCNPGEAPSICAQDGSDGVLIAHENCNLLYNPHKRICDWPENVDCGDRVIPECDDNDGTCNCNPGEAPSICAQDGSDGVLIAHENCNQFYICSSGQPVTMNCPGNLLYNPHKRICDWPENVDCGDRVIPECDDNDNGGGGGGGGGGGGGGGGGGGGGGGGGGGGGGGGDGDGGSDDNNGTCNCNPGEAPSICAQDGSDGVLIAHENCNQFYKCFNGKPVAMNCPSNLLYNPLKRICDWPENVDCGDRVIPECDDNDNGGGGGGGGGGGGGGGGGGGGGGGGGGDGEGGSDDNNGTCNCNPGEAPSICAQDGSDGVLIAHENCNQFYKCFNGKPVAMNCPGNLLYNPHKRICDWPENVDCGDRVIPECDDNDNGGGGGGGGGGGGGGGGGGGGGGGGGGGGGGGGDGDGGSDDNDGTCNCNPGEAPSICAQDGSDGVLIAHENCNQFYKCFNGKPVAMNCPGNLLYNPHKRICDWPENVDCGDRVIPECDDNDNGGGGGGGGGGGDGDGGSDDNDGTCNCNPGEAPSICAQDGSDGVLIAHENCNQFYKCSNGKPVTMNCPGNLLYNPHKRICDWPENVDCGDRVIPECDDNDNGGGGGGGGGGGGGGGGGDGDGGSDDNDGTCNCNPGEAPSICAQDGSDGVLIAHENCNQFYKCSNGKPVTMNCPGNLLYNPHKRICDWPENVDCGDRVIPECDDNDNGGGGGGGGDGDGGTDDNDGTCNCNPGEAPSICAQDGSDGVLIAHENCNQFYKCFNGKPVAMNCPGNLLYNPHRRICDWPENVDCGDRVIPECDDNDNGGGGGGGGGGGDGDGGSDDNDGTCNCNPGEAPSICAQDGSDGVLIAHENCNQFYKCSNGKPVTMNCSGNLLYNPHKRICDWPENVDCGDRVIPECDDNDNGDGDSDDNDGTCNCNPGEAPSICAQDGSDGVLIAHENCNQFYLCSNGKPVALSCPDNLLYNPYKRICDWPENVTCGDRVMPESNKNDSCNCNPRAAQKICDTANSDGALIAHENCHQFYKCSFGSPIAFSCPAGLYYNPHKEICDWPVNVECGDRIESLSVSLNKHLDAGRLRPIRI
- the LOC125067862 gene encoding uncharacterized PE-PGRS family protein PE_PGRS54-like isoform X30; the protein is MKVAALLLVCAISLAQGKDIELNENGCPIDHNIEKLYPHENCNKFYQCTHGDLVEKKCASNLFFDVEKQECDWSETVDCGDRVIPDEKEDEDCDETEGENNDNNGTCNCNPAEAPNICSREGSDGVLIAHENCNQFYKCFNGKPVTISCPGNLLYNPHKRICDWPENVDCGDRVIPECDDNDNGGGGGGGGDGDGGSDDNDGTCNCNPGEAPSICAQDGSDGVLIAHENCNQFYKCFNGKPVAMNCPGNLLYNPHKGICDWPENVDCGDRVIPECDDNDGTCNCNPGEAPSICAQDGSDGVLIAHENCNQFYKCFNGKPVAMNCPGNLLYNPHKGICDWPENVDCGDRVIPECDDNDNGGGGGGGGGGGGGGDGGDGDGGSDDNDGTCNCNPGEAPSICAQDGSDGVLIAHENCNQFYKCFNGKPVAMNCPGNLLYNPHKRICDWPENVDCGDRVIPECDDNDNGGGGGGGGGGGGGGGGGDGDGGSDDNDGTCNCNPGEAPSICAQDGSDGVLIAHENCNQFYKCSNGKPVTMNCPGNLLYNPHKRICDWPENVDCGDRVIPECDDNDNGGGGGDGDGGSDDNDGTCNCNPGEAPSICAQDGSDGVLIAHENCNQFYKCFNGKPVAMNCPGNLLYNPHKRICDWPENVDCGDRVIPECDDNDNGGGGGGGGDGDGGSDDNDGTCNCNPGEAPSICAQDGSDGVLIAHENCNQFYKCSNGKPVTMNCPGNLLYNPHKRICDWPENVDCGDRVIPECDDNDNGGGGGDGDGGTDDNDGTCNCNPGEAPSICAQDGSDGVLIAHENCNQFYKCSNGKPVTMNCPGNLLYNPHKRICDWPENVDCGDRVIPECDDNDNGGGGGDGDGGTDDNDGTCNCNPGEAPSICAQDGSDGVLIAHENCNQFYKCSNGKPVTMNCPGNLLYNPHKRICDWPENVDCGDRVIPECDDNGNGGGGGGGGDGDGGSDDNDGTCNCNPGEAPSICAQDGSDGVLIAHENCNQFYKCSNGKPVTMNCPGNLLYNPHKRICDWPENVDCGDRVIPECDDNDNGGGGGGGGGGGGGGGGGGGGGGGGGGGGGDGDGGSDDNDGTCNCNPGEAPSICAQDGSDGVLIAHENCNLLYNPHKRICDWPENVDCGDRVIPECDDNDNGGGGGGGGGGGGGGGGGGGGGGGGGGGGGDGDGGSDDNNGTCNCNPGEAPSICAQDGSDGVLIAHENCNQFYKCFNGKPVAMNCPSNLLYNPLKRICDWPENVDCGDRVIPECDDNDNGGGGGGGGGGGGGGGGGGGGGGGGGGDGEGGSDDNNGTCNCNPGEAPSICAQDGSDGVLIAHENCNQFYKCFNGKPVAMNCPGNLLYNPHKRICDWPENVDCGDRVIPECDDNDNGGGGGGGGGGGGGGGGGGGGGGGGGGGGGGGGDGDGGSDDNDGTCNCNPGEAPSICAQDGSDGVLIAHENCNQFYKCFNGKPVAMNCPGNLLYNPHKRICDWPENVDCGDRVIPECDDNDNGGGGGGGGGGGGGGGGGGGGGGGGGGGGGGGGDGDGGSDDNDGTCNCNPGEAPSICAQDGSDGVLIAHENCNQFYKCSNGKPVTMNCPGNLLYNPHKRICDWPENVDCGDRVIPECDDNDNGGGGGGGGGGGGGGGGGDGDGGSDDNDGTCNCNPGEAPSICAQDGSDGVLIAHENCNQFYKCSNGKPVTMNCPGNLLYNPHKRICDWPENVDCGDRVIPECDDNDNGGGGGGGGDGDGGTDDNDGTCNCNPGEAPSICAQDGSDGVLIAHENCNQFYKCFNGKPVAMNCPGNLLYNPHRRICDWPENVDCGDRVIPECDDNDNGGGGGGGGGGGDGDGGSDDNDGTCNCNPGEAPSICAQDGSDGVLIAHENCNQFYKCSNGKPVTMNCSGNLLYNPHKRICDWPENVDCGDRVIPECDDNDNGDGDSDDNDGTCNCNPGEAPSICAQDGSDGVLIAHENCNQFYLCSNGKPVALSCPDNLLYNPYKRICDWPENVTCGDRVMPESNKNDSCNCNPRAAQKICDTANSDGALIAHENCHQFYKCSFGSPIAFSCPAGLYYNPHKEICDWPVNVECGDRIESLSVSLNKHLDAGRLRPIRI
- the LOC125067862 gene encoding uncharacterized PE-PGRS family protein PE_PGRS54-like isoform X28, producing MKVAALLLVCAISLAQGKDIELNENGCPIDHNIEKLYPHENCNKFYQCTHGDLVEKKCASNLFFDVEKQECDWSETVDCGDRVIPDEKEDEDCDETEGENNDNNGTCNCNPAEAPNICSREGSDGVLIAHENCNQFYKCFNGKPVTISCPGNLLYNPHKRICDWPENVDCGDRVIPECDDNDNGGGGGGGGDGDGGSDDNDGTCNCNPGEAPSICAQDGSDGVLIAHENCNQFYKCFNGKPVAMNCPGNLLYNPHKGICDWPENVDCGDRVIPECDDNDGTCNCNPGEAPSICAQDGSDGVLIAHENCNQFYKCFNGKPVAMNCPGNLLYNPHKGICDWPENVDCGDRVIPECDDNDNGGGGGGGGGGGGGGDGGDGDGGSDDNDGTCNCNPGEAPSICAQDGSDGVLIAHENCNQFYKCFNGKPVAMNCPGNLLYNPHKRICDWPENVDCGDRVIPECDDNDNGGGGGGGGGGGGGGGGGDGDGGSDDNDGTCNCNPGEAPSICAQDGSDGVLIAHENCNQFYKCSNGKPVTMNCPGNLLYNPHKRICDWPENVDCGDRVIPECDDNDNGGGGGDGDGGSDDNDGTCNCNPGEAPSICAQDGSDGVLIAHENCNQFYKCFNGKPVAMNCPGNLLYNPHKRICDWPENVDCGDRVIPECDDNDNGGGGGGGGDGDGGSDDNDGTCNCNPGEAPSICAQDGSDGVLIAHENCNQFYKCSNGKPVTMNCPGNLLYNPHKRICDWPENVDCGDRVIPECDDNDNGGGGGDGDGGTDDNDGTCNCNPGEAPSICAQDGSDGVLIAHENCNQFYKCSNGKPVTMNCPGNLLYNPHKRICDWPENVDCGDRVIPECDDNDNGGGGGDGDGGTDDNDGTCNCNPGEAPSICAQDGSDGVLIAHENCNQFYKCSNGKPVTMNCPGNLLYNPHKRICDWPENVDCGDRVIPECDDNGNGGGGGGGGDGDGGSDDNDGTCNCNPGEAPSICAQDGSDGVLIAHENCNQFYKCSNGKPVTMNCPGNLLYNPHKRICDWPENVDCGDRVIPECDDNDNGGGGGGGGGGGGGGGGGGGGGGGGGGGGGDGDGGSDDNDGTCNCNPGEAPSICAQDGSDGVLIAHENCNLLYNPHKRICDWPENVDCGDRVIPECDDNDNGGGGGGGGGGGGGGGGGGGGGGGGGGGGGGGGDGDGGSDDNNGTCNCNPGEAPSICAQDGSDGVLIAHENCNQFYKCFNGKPVAMNCPSNLLYNPLKRICDWPENVDCGDRVIPECDDNDNGGGGGGGGGGGGGGGGGGGGGGGGGGDGEGGSDDNNGTCNCNPGEAPSICAQDGSDGVLIAHENCNQFYKCFNGKPVAMNCPGNLLYNPHKRICDWPENVDCGDRVIPECDDNDNGGGGGGGGGGGGGGGGGGGGGGGGGGGGGGGGDGDGGSDDNDGTCNCNPGEAPSICAQDGSDGVLIAHENCNQFYKCFNGKPVAMNCPGNLLYNPHKRICDWPENVDCGDRVIPECDDNDNGGGGGGGGGGGGGGGGGGGGGGGGGGGGGGGGDGDGGSDDNDGTCNCNPGEAPSICAQDGSDGVLIAHENCNQFYKCSNGKPVTMNCPGNLLYNPHKRICDWPENVDCGDRVIPECDDNDNGGGGGGGGGGGGGGGGGDGDGGSDDNDGTCNCNPGEAPSICAQDGSDGVLIAHENCNQFYKCSNGKPVTMNCPGNLLYNPHKRICDWPENVDCGDRVIPECDDNDNGGGGGGGGDGDGGTDDNDGTCNCNPGEAPSICAQDGSDGVLIAHENCNQFYKCFNGKPVAMNCPGNLLYNPHRRICDWPENVDCGDRVIPECDDNDNGGGGGGGGGGGDGDGGSDDNDGTCNCNPGEAPSICAQDGSDGVLIAHENCNQFYKCSNGKPVTMNCSGNLLYNPHKRICDWPENVDCGDRVIPECDDNDNGDGDSDDNDGTCNCNPGEAPSICAQDGSDGVLIAHENCNQFYLCSNGKPVALSCPDNLLYNPYKRICDWPENVTCGDRVMPESNKNDSCNCNPRAAQKICDTANSDGALIAHENCHQFYKCSFGSPIAFSCPAGLYYNPHKEICDWPVNVECGDRIESLSVSLNKHLDAGRLRPIRI